A section of the Scleropages formosus chromosome 12, fSclFor1.1, whole genome shotgun sequence genome encodes:
- the cnga4 gene encoding cyclic nucleotide-gated cation channel alpha-4, which yields MSRWAGLLQRVQKEEVVKNEAKSGKSVAEVKKKLNWKEWIVDPSEEFYYTWLQLMVFPVLYNWVMIICRTCFYDTEKNYLVLWLTIDYISDLLYVVDIIIRFRTGFLEQGILVRDPALLRQRYLWSSQFLWDVVSVLPTDLLYLWLGIHCPLVRVNRFLRAPRLGEAFDRMETRTSYPNTFRISKLMLYIFVLIHWNSCLFFALSGYIGFGSDEWVYPNISDPNFASERRQYFYCFWFSTLILTTVGDTPTPEKEEEFLFMVADMLIAVLVFASVVGNVGSVINNLRDRDNVFFPNHELVRSYLRSRWIDRALRARVDGWYQHLHINKKITRENEILQQLPTRLRTTIAVSVHLPTLSKVTIFQNCETSLLEELVLKLTPQVYSPGEYVCKKGDVGHEMYIIKEGKLAVVADDGVTQFAVLGEGNFFGEISILNIKGNKSGNRRTANIRSIGHSDLFSLSKEDLTEVLAEFPAAKRLLEEKGRQILMKMGMLEETAGGDGAQEEEKMERKVERMENSLEALQTKLARLMAELESSTHKMEARVLLLEKEMEEREATAEKRKATKRQSKGGVKKEAAELPDGDCHGEASEQMKDEASVRAASGGVVRYHGEDRHCKSMHLENAAENGGETEEEPIEETKKEKMA from the exons ATGAGTCGCTGGGCTGGGTTACTTCAGCGCGTGCAGAAGGAGGAGGTCGtgaaaaatgaagcaaagaGTGGGAAGAGTGTAGCGGAGGTGAAGAAGAAACTAAA CTGGAAGGAGTGGATTGTGGACCCATCGGAGGAGTTTTATTACACGTGGTTGCAGCTGATGGTCTTCCCTGTGCTCTACAACTGGGTGATGATCATCTGCAG GACCTGTTTCTACGATACTGAGAAAAACTATCTGGTGCTGTGGCTTACCATTGACTACATCTCAGACCTTCTCTATGTAGTTGATATTATAATCAGGTTTCGCACAG GTTTTCTGGAGCAGGGCATCCTGGTGCGAGACCCTGCTCTTCTGCGACAACGCTACCTGTGGTCCTCCCAGTTCCTGTGGGACGTTGTGTCCGTCCTGCCCACAGATCTATTATACCTGTGGCTTGGAATCCACTGCCCGCTGGTGCGTGTCAACCGCTTCCTGCGTGCCCCACGGTTGGGAGAGGCCTTCGACCGCATGGAAACCCGCACCTCTTATCCCAACACCTTTCGTATTTCAAAACTCATGCTCTACATCTTTGTTCTCATCCACTGGAACTCCTGCCTCTTCTTTGCACTCTCGGGCTACATCGGCTTTGGTTCAGATGAATGGGTTTACCCCAACATCTCTGACCCTAATTTTGCTTCGGAGCGTCGGCAGTATTTCTACTGCTTCTGGTTTTCCACACTCATCCTGACCACAGTGGGGGACACACCGACCccagaaaaggaggaggagttcCTGTTCATGGTTGCTGACATGCTGATTGCCGTACTGGTGTTTGCCTCTGTGGTGGGCAATGTGGGAAGTGTGATCAACAACCTGCGGGACCGCGATAATGTATTCTTTCCCAACCACGAGCTGGTCAGGAGTTACCTAAGAAGCCGATGGATTGACAGGGCCCTGCGTGCACGAGTCGACGGCTGGTACCAGCACCTGCACATCAACAAGAAGATCACCCGAGAGAACGAGATCCTGCAACAACTTCCTACCCGGCTCCGCACCACCATTGCTGTCAGTGTGCACCTTCCCACCCTCTCCAAGGTCACCATTTTTCAGAACTGCGAGACCAGTCTCCTGGAGGAATTGGTCCTGAAGCTCACACCACAG GTGTACAGCCCAGGTGAGTATGTGTGCAAGAAGGGGGACGTGGGACACGAGATGTACATCATCAAGGAGGGCAAGCTGGCCGTGGTGGCTGATGACGGGGTCACGCAGTTTGCTGTCCTGGGTGAGGGCAACTTCTTTGGAGAGATAAGCATCCTTAACATCAAag GGAATAAATCAGGGAACCGCCGCACAGCAAACATCCGCAGCATTGGCCACTCGGACCTCTTCAGTCTGTCCAAGGAGGACTTGACAGAGGTGTTGGCTGAGTTTCCTGCAGCCAAGCGGCTGCTGGAGGAGAAAGGCAGACAGATCCTCATGAAAATGGGAATGTTGGAAGAAACAGCTGGGGGAGATGGCGCTCAGGAGGAAGAGAAGATGGAAAGGAAAGTGGAGCGCATGGAGAACAGTCTGGAAGCACTGCAGACAAAGCTGGCAAGGCTGATGGCTGAACTGGAGTCCAGCACTCACAAGATGGAGGCAAGGGTGCTGCTGCTAGAAAAAGAGATGGAGGAAAGGGAGGCaacggcagagaagagaaaggcCACGAAGAGGCAGAGTAAAGGTGGCGTGAAAAAAGAAGCTGCGGAGCTTCCGGACGGAGACTGCCATGGAGAGGCAAGTGAGCAAATGAAAGATGAGGCCTCAGTTAGAGCTGCATCTGGAGGTGTTGTAAGGTATCATGGAGAAGATAGACACTGTAAGAGCATGCACCTGGAGAACGCAGCGGAGAATGGAGGAGAAACAGAAGAGGAACCCATAGAAGAAactaaaaaggagaaaatggcATAA